The Schistocerca americana isolate TAMUIC-IGC-003095 chromosome 8, iqSchAmer2.1, whole genome shotgun sequence genome contains the following window.
TAAATGTGGCCCCGCCCTGGTCGAGTGAGCACACCACCACCAATGCTCCTAGAGCGCGCATAAGGTTCCCATACATTATACGCCAGAGGATCTCTGTATGTTGGTACCTCATTGGTGATTTCTGAAGCACGGGACTGCCTCTTTGAGAAATGCCACATTGCTCGCAGCTCCTCGCAACTTGGCTCAACTGCATACCGGTTTTCCCACACCCTAAAGCCTGAAGCAGGAGGCATGTACTCGGAGTCAATGACTTTCTGACGATAACAGGTGACACTCGGCAGAGATGAACAGGACAGTAACATGTAAATACATGTTAAGATGCTGCTGAGAAGGCAGAGACGCATTTTGacctacaacaacaaaacaattttttctgtaaattcttATCATAGGATTCAATTAAATGACAGAATTTAATGGTAAAGAATATTATGAATAGCCAGATATATGCAGCATTAATATTTAAGATGATAATTATCTTACGGAGAAAAGTTATACAAAGCCTTTTAAAAGTTCATTCATGATACACATTTCAAATATGTGTAGCTATACTTAAAGAGCTCATGCACATATGACAAGCAAGGCCACAGATATTCTTAAATAAAATATAGAATATTGAACTTTCAGATTTCTTCTCCCAGAATGATACAGATAGTGGACAGTACAAGATAATACATGTGAAGGTGACAAAAGTGAAGGCTTTACACCAAGGATGGCATCTAATGCCAGGGGCACTTCACGGATTTCCTGGGCCCACATAAGTACACACTGAGATGGATGTACAAGTTCTCTCAtctattattttccattttaacatgtttttcctttcatttctcatcAGCTATGAAATTTGTGATTTAGAAAGTTCAAGATTCAGTTTTAATTACTAAGAACATCTGAGAATTTTTAGCAGACATTAACTCATATGTGATATATGAATTTACATAAGTCTTGCTCATACAATCTTAATAAAATAATGAGCTAATTAAGcaattgtaatattttattttccaAGATTAAGACAATAAATATGAACTTTGTTTTATGGTGTGAGTGAAAGACAAATTTTAATTTGGTTTTCAGAGAATATTCTTTaagtaactgaaaatatttttgcaCACAAATACTCAAAAAGAATAAATCAGTATTGTTATTGTGGAAATCAAAATGTAGTGCAGGCCTGTACAGCTGCAGAAGGGATGATTCACCATTCTTGCCTTGTCTGCCAGGTAGAATACATGACCTAAGACACAAATACATTATCATTAAAAATTAGCACATTTCTGTTTCTTAATAAAGCAACATGTACTATATGTTACAAAAGAAGAGATACAGTGGATGCAAAAGTACCAAAATACAACTATGTACATTGTTGTTCTTGCAATTTGATTTGCAGACTCATCAGTTGATAACATCTTTTTAGCTTCCTACTCATTAAAAGAATTTTATAATTGATAATGTTTGCTTACTTTTTATGTTCAGTTTACAGTCAGTTGATACCTTAAGAAAGTAATTTTACTCTCTCCTCTGAAGTTGATACACATCTTCTGGATCTTAACAAATGTGCAAAAAATTGCCAAATTAATTATCATTCATTAGTCTAAATGTGAACAAATatcaaaagaaattaatgtaacttgagaaagttaaaaattatattacaaaggaTTTATCAGCAATTAAAAGAAGGCACTGACTATATCTGAAGTTCCTTTTATGTACACAACTGATCAGTTCCTGAAAGTTGGGAAACTGGCGAACATCCTTTCCTGGATGTGCCACTGAAACAATATGAAAAGGAATGGTGTTCAAAGAAGGGAGGGAGAATCTGTTCTAAAGAGCATCAAAACAACAGATAACaacaatttattaattaattatacaAGATAACATTACTGCTTACATTTCAAAAGGAAACTATTAAATGTCAATAAATTCTAATGTAATAACAATAATCATTcatttaaaataatgaataattgcTGCTGTAGGGGTTAACTAATCaatgcagatgaaaaacaaaagttaACTGCTTGTTGTTAAGTATACGGCAATTTCTCATCAGTTAAAAATTTAACaaccaaaaaaagaaagaaggaaagaaacaaaaGGCAGTCACAGGTTATTGGTTGTATTATTGAAACTATCCCACTATTTGATGTCACTGCATCTTCACTGATTTAATCCCTATCAGTCCATTCATTTCATTACCGTTAAATCCCTGGTGGCAGGACAAGTCATGGTCCTTCACTGAATGTTCCCCAAATGGTGCTATTTCCACCTCTGGCAATAGCGTTCAGAAACAACAGATGGAAACATCAGTTACAATAAAAGTCAGTCAGTCCTAGAAGCATGTTAAGCCTAATGGAAAAGGCATCTGCTTGCAACATGTAGGATATCTGGGTCTGCGTCCCaggctggcacaaattttcaactgttgtATTCGTTACATTGAAGGTCAGTATATCTGAACAGTCTGCTCTGATGTCATTGCATCTTCATTGATTCACCTCCTTCAGCCCACCCAATTCATTTCAGAACATAGTTGCAAAagtgttttaaataattttattttttcagaatGACTATTTCAATCTATTGCTGAATATGAACTGTTCTGAAACTTCCTAGCTGATTAAAACAGTGTTGTGGACCAGGACTTCATCTTGGAATCTTCCTACATTATGGATTCAAGTTTCAAACTAGCAACCGTTTGCATCTACCAGTaagtttcaatttatttttttcttaattttacagttactgaactgCATGTTGCAACAAATGTTCATTCGTCTTAGCTATTTGCTAGCAAAAATTGTAGCACATGGTATTTAAATTTCAGTAAGAACACTGCACATTATGCCAACTACTGCACTGTAGTGCCATTTCCAGTAGTAAAGTTTATGTACTTGGTAAATTAATGGCATTTAAGTACTCATAGTGTAGTtgcagataggctcaacaaaaattctgttacacatttagcttttggccaaagtcaTTTTCACAAAAGGAATCGCACACACATTGATTcacacaagcacacctcacacacacccaACTCTGCCAGCTCAGACTGGAATGCTATTGTCACATTGAACGGAAGCTGTGACTTGGAGGGGGTGCGGAAGGGATAGCAGGTTACAGGTAAGAGGAGGGAAGAGCACTATTTGGTGGAGTGTGCAGGAACTAACAGTCTTTGCAGGATTGCCACCAGGTAGAGCATCGGGAGGCTGTGGGGCATGGGGAGGGTAGAGGAGGtggggcggagaaggagaggagagggggggcagagaaagagtggagggggggggggggcagagaaagagaggagggggggggcaaagaaagagaggagcagggaaggggaaagatggGTGGACACATTGGCACAGGGCAGCACACAAAGAGATTGAGGGGATTTGAATAGGGAGGAGCCGATAGCAGAGATGGGGCAGAAACTGTCAGTTGGAAGGTGTGGCGACAGTAGCTTACTCCAGATTGTGGCTCaataattttgggagtggagaacatgtaagaataactcccatctgtgtagttcagaaaagctggtggagaAAGGAGGTATTCAAGTggtccaggttgtgaagcagccatagaAATCAATCATGTTACgtttagctgcatgttgtgccatagtgtggtctactttgctcttggccacagtttgatggtagacattcatcctggtggacagttggttggtagttATACCATATAAAAAGATATGAAATGACAGAAACAGAGCTAGTGTATACCGTGACTGTTTCCACAGATGGCCCAGTATCTGATgagataggataagcctgtgacaggactgctgTGGAAAAGTGCTGGGTGGGTGAGCTGGGCAAGTCTTGCACCGTACTCTTCCATAGGGATATAGGGTTTGGTGATAGGTGACCAAAGCCCTGAACAAGCTATTTCAGTCCAGAATGTTTTGGATGACATCTGCAGTGATAAGAACTCTCTTGCTCAATATGCTGAGGGTGTACCCGGGGAATTCAGAGAGAggaacaatcccccccccccccccccatcaagttTGCTAACAGATATGCCACGccatgccatccccccccccctgcccccccccccccccacacacacacacacacacatccccaaTCCTCCTTACCACACCCcatgaaccagctacaaaggagtgccccctttgtTACCCAATAAAAACCCATattagaacaactgaaccacacccTTCGTCatgatgccctgaaatgaggaacattcTACCCAAGATCCTTTCTGCCTGTCGCCCACCCACCCTCTCCgcacatcctagtccatccctatgccagtcCCAATTCCACTCCTTGCCAGAGGGATCACGTGCCTATTAAGACCCAGgagcaagacctgcccaattcacCCACCCAGCTCCCTCCTAGTCCAGTCCTGTCAGACACTTATCCCAAACCCATCGGAGCCATGCCACTTGTGAAAGCTGTCATGTCACATAGcagttctgctgcaatcattgcacaactttttataCTGCTGTGACTACCAACCACTGTCCACCAGTATGAAAGGCCACTACCAAATTGTTCAAAGAGCAAGGAAGACCACCTTGTGTCACAACATGCAGTTGAATATAACCTGCTTGACTTCAATGGCGGATTCACAATCTGCACCatctggatcccccccccccccccccatcaccagcTTTTGTGAACCTTGCAGATGGGAGATATACTTACAACACATTCTGTGCTCCAAAACTTACCCCAACCTGAATCTAAGGTAATCTACTGTCTCCAtaccttccacccaacagtttctgccctctcTGTCCTATCTTCTCCCTGTTAACATCCTCTCACCCTCTTtatgtgccaccctctgccaatggaCGGGCCTCTCTTTCACCTTTCcaactcctctccttttctgctctccccccccccccccccacccctcatttTCCTGGCCTCTCAGCACCCTGAGGCAGTGAGTGGTGGCAGCCACTGTTATATGTCCTAGATCTTACACACTCCACCAGATGACATGCTTCTCTCAGCCCACgcgtaccctgctatccctccctcttcCCTTCCCTATCTCCATCCTCATCCCTACCAAACTACTGCTTCCATTTAACATGACAGTTGTATTCTGCTgcaagctgccagagatggcagtcatgtgtgcgtgaggagtgcttgcttttgtgtgtgtgtgtgtgtgtgtgtgtgtgtgtgtgtgtgtgtgtgtctccctcGCCCGAAGAAGGCTCTGACCAaatgctaaatgtgtaacagtattttcGTTGTGTCTGTCAGCAGCTCAAAAaggtcatctttacagtgaatagcGATCTACATATTCTTTATATTGCTTATATTGATATCATTTCTGTTGTTCTTAACAAGTACCAGGTGGTACAAAAAGCTAAATACACATACTTCCACGTGCTTCTTGCCAACTGGCTGCTGTTTTGTGGCCATAGCTCCATGACTGTACGTTTCTGACCTACAGTTATTTGGAAAATTTTGCTTGATCCTACATCCACTGTCAACTCTGATTTAAAGTTCTCTACTGAGACAGCTTCTTTTATTCATTTAATCAAATTTCTTAAAATATAGCACaattaatgaagtagaaaacacaaaATCTCCAAAAATGGGGGTGGGcgggaggtggggggtgggggaagacGGAAGCTACGACGGAATAAACACATTCACAATGCCCTGCAAGATCAAAATTCAACTATCCTTACGATTAGAATGTTGTTCATAGACAGCTTCAGTGGTATACTGAATATCATTTACTTTGAATGCTTTCATTGCTTGATGTTACAGTGGATCACATGCTTCAAAAATATTCATCTGATTTCACTCGACTATATCTTCtccatgaatgaagatagaaacttggagTGAATTTTACTTGATGCTTAAGACTGTTAAGTTTATATTTTCGAAA
Protein-coding sequences here:
- the LOC124625811 gene encoding uncharacterized protein LOC124625811; the encoded protein is MRLCLLSSILTCIYMLLSCSSLPSVTCYRQKVIDSEYMPPASGFRVWENRYAVEPSCEELRAMWHFSKRQSRASEITNEVPTYRDPLAYNVWEPYARSRSIGGGVLTRPGRGHIYGKVVYAMPGSVTYQSRPERFRAFEEVAKMLVSSRRGVPQRKVTAFRYSRGRVPYQDIPAQ